The following proteins are encoded in a genomic region of Magnolia sinica isolate HGM2019 chromosome 1, MsV1, whole genome shotgun sequence:
- the LOC131256512 gene encoding uncharacterized protein LOC131256512 has protein sequence MLLRSSSTPLLNSWVPMSKESSPEPDHVPSMHRARSAGHHLSPSLSITASSNSPSPLDESMASLKKITRASSENDLRELSLPPRAHKRRPFPRSLNGLSSISSEEGEEGERGIESVASSLDRLFSSSGLDESIDGVQGCYVGLKDKESSLPMFLGGGFGGSNGGGICGGRGGRDGGGDEDGRSDFSDSNNNGSESMEAYYKNMIEVNPGNPLLLANYAKYLKEVRGDLGKAEEYCSRAILANPGDGDVLSLYGDLIWQTHKDAERAESYFNQAIQVAPDDCYVMASYAQFLWDAEEEEEEEEEGKETPSFFHGAAAPLAAAS, from the exons ATGCTTCTCCGAAGCTCTTCGACTCCGCTCTTGAACTCATGGGTGCCTATGTCAAAGGAATCGTCGCCCGAACCCGATCATGTCCCTTCGATGCATCGGGCTCGATCGGCTGGCCACCATCTGTCGCCTTCTCTTTCCATAACAGCATCGTCGAATTCTCCGTCCCCGCTCGACGAATCCATGGCTTCGTTGAAGAAGATAACGAGAGCCTCATCAGAAAACGACCTTCGAGAGCTCTCGTTGCCGCCCAGGGCCCATAAACGTAGACCATTTCCTCGGAGCCTCAATGGGCTCTCCTCAATTTCTTCGGAAGAAGGGGAGGAAGGAGAGCGGGGCATCGAATCTGTCGCGTCATCTCTCGATCGTCTGTTTTCGAGCTCGGGCTTGGATGAATCGATTGATGGTGTTCAAGGGTGTTACGTTGGGTTGAAAGATAAGGAATCATCTTTGCCGATGTTTTTGGGTGGTGGGTTTGGGGGTAGTAACGGCGGTGGGATTTGTGGAGGGAGAGGAGGTCGTGATGGGGGTGGAGATGAAGATGGCAGGTCTGATTTTTCGGATTCAAATAATAACGGTAGTGAGAGCATGGAAGCTTACTATAAGAACATGATTGAGGTGAATCCAGGAAACCCGCTTCTGCTTGCGAATTACGCCAAGTATTTGAAAGAG GTACGTGGGGATCTAGGTAAAGCAGAAGAGTATTGTAGCCGGGCAATCCTAGCGAATCCAGGTGATGGAGATGTTCTCTCTCTATATGGTGATCTGATTTGGCAAACACATAAAGATGCTGAACGGGCTGAGAGCTATTTCAATCAAGCTATCCAAGTTGCCCCAGATGACTG TTATGTGATGGCATCATATGCCCAATTTCTTTGGGAtgctgaggaagaagaggaagaggaagaggaagggaaGGAGACACCCTCTTTCTTCCATGGAGCTGCTGCTCCTTTAGCTGCTGCTTCCTGA